Proteins encoded by one window of Anaerosalibacter sp. Marseille-P3206:
- a CDS encoding acetyltransferase: MKSLYIIGSGGFSKQVIEIVEEINIVSKEYELTGIIDDNISLIGKNVLGYKIVGDTNYLKHISDNQDIYAVIAIGEGKAREKINNKLHNIKWPNLIHPKTVISKYISIGEGNIICGGVVINPECRIGNHCNINIGCTLGHDVVLEDFTTLMPGCNISGNVEINRVSTIGTGSCIIQNTSIEENSIIGAGAVVLKDVEKNSVYVGVPASKIRDLD, from the coding sequence ATGAAATCTCTTTATATAATAGGTAGTGGTGGGTTTAGTAAACAAGTTATTGAAATAGTTGAAGAAATAAATATTGTTAGCAAGGAATATGAATTAACTGGAATAATTGATGACAATATTAGTTTGATAGGTAAAAATGTACTCGGATACAAAATTGTTGGCGATACGAATTATTTAAAACATATTTCTGACAATCAGGATATTTATGCTGTAATAGCAATTGGAGAAGGAAAAGCAAGGGAGAAAATAAATAACAAATTACATAACATTAAATGGCCTAATTTGATTCATCCAAAAACAGTAATAAGCAAATATATATCTATTGGGGAAGGAAATATAATTTGTGGTGGAGTTGTTATTAATCCAGAGTGTAGGATAGGGAATCATTGCAATATTAATATAGGTTGTACATTAGGTCATGATGTCGTTTTAGAAGATTTTACCACCCTCATGCCAGGGTGTAATATTTCTGGCAATGTTGAAATAAATAGAGTTTCAACTATAGGGACTGGAAGTTGCATTATACAAAACACATCAATAGAGGAAAACTCTATAATTGGTGCTGGTGCTGTTGTTTTGAAAGATGTAGAAAAGAATAGTGTGTATGTAGGTGTTCCTGCTAGTAAAATTAGAGACTTAGATTAA
- a CDS encoding DDE-type integrase/transposase/recombinase — translation MFDIITYLLYFIQVQNNIILYLLFCLGAIKASKLPDEPIDKPYRKLKVDEMPIFDKVKKYDHKVLLKNYLLDKGKELKPVNSKVPVPESISCPCCGAPHIYIYDNNGGRGQFKCKVCESTFSRKNQFSKSVILRCPHCNKALEPIKDRKFFIIYKCKNNECSFYLKNKNSLSKEQKELFEIKPHSFKMHYIYRAFNINFKPLSRTSPVKGSVSLPRIYASNHVLGLVLTYYVNYGLSARKTAAIMKDIHQVDISHQTVLNYANTVSVITKPFVDNYPYELSDSICGDETYIRVNGKWHYIFFFFDAVKKIILSYHVSPNRDTPSAIIALDDVLSKFKEIPKNLNIIVDGNPIYLLAQHFFAQHDIFFDVSQVIGLTNDDPVSKEFRPLKQVIERLNRTFKGNYKSSHGFGAQHGSVTFVTLFAVYFNFLRPHASLEASVPVVIPELEDLPNMPARWIKLIQLSEEYISSCA, via the coding sequence ATGTTCGATATTATAACTTATTTACTATACTTTATTCAAGTCCAAAATAACATTATTTTATATCTTCTATTTTGTTTAGGTGCTATTAAAGCTTCGAAGCTACCTGATGAACCCATTGATAAGCCTTATCGTAAACTGAAAGTCGACGAAATGCCTATCTTTGATAAGGTTAAGAAATATGATCACAAAGTTCTTTTAAAGAATTATTTGTTGGATAAAGGAAAAGAGCTTAAACCTGTTAACTCTAAAGTTCCTGTTCCTGAATCTATTTCTTGTCCTTGTTGTGGTGCTCCTCACATTTACATATACGATAACAACGGTGGCAGAGGCCAATTTAAATGCAAGGTTTGTGAATCAACTTTTAGCCGAAAAAATCAATTTTCCAAGTCTGTTATTTTAAGATGTCCTCATTGTAACAAGGCTCTTGAGCCTATTAAGGATCGTAAATTCTTTATTATCTACAAGTGTAAAAACAATGAGTGCTCTTTTTATCTTAAAAACAAAAATTCTTTATCTAAAGAACAAAAGGAGCTGTTTGAGATTAAGCCTCATTCTTTTAAAATGCATTATATTTACAGAGCTTTTAATATTAACTTTAAGCCTTTATCTAGAACTTCTCCTGTTAAAGGTTCTGTTTCTTTGCCAAGGATTTATGCTTCCAATCATGTTTTAGGTCTTGTTTTAACTTATTATGTTAATTATGGCCTAAGTGCTAGAAAGACTGCTGCTATCATGAAAGATATTCATCAGGTTGATATTTCTCATCAAACTGTTCTTAATTATGCTAACACTGTAAGTGTTATTACTAAGCCATTTGTTGACAATTACCCTTATGAGCTATCTGACTCTATTTGTGGTGATGAAACTTATATTAGGGTTAATGGTAAATGGCATTATATCTTCTTTTTCTTTGATGCTGTTAAGAAGATTATTTTGTCTTACCATGTTTCTCCTAATCGTGACACTCCTTCAGCTATTATTGCTTTAGATGATGTTTTGTCTAAATTTAAGGAAATTCCAAAGAATCTTAATATCATTGTTGATGGTAATCCTATTTACCTTCTTGCTCAACATTTTTTTGCCCAACATGATATATTTTTTGATGTTTCACAGGTCATTGGTCTTACTAATGATGATCCTGTTTCAAAAGAATTTAGACCACTTAAGCAAGTTATCGAACGTCTTAATCGCACTTTTAAAGGCAATTACAAATCCTCTCATGGATTTGGTGCCCAGCATGGTTCTGTTACTTTTGTTACATTGTTTGCTGTTTATTTCAACTTTTTAAGACCTCATGCTTCATTGGAAGCTAGTGTACCTGTTGTTATTCCTGAACTTGAGGATTTACCCAATATGCCTGCAAGATGGATTAAATTAATACAACTGTCTGAAGAATACATATCTTCTTGTGCTTAA
- a CDS encoding restriction endonuclease subunit S, producing MEKIDVSSWGEFNLNELFGKPTRGTRLKQSARITGEIPLVTAGIENQGIAGYISKGWELFTGLNITIDMFGNSFFRDYNFYADDNILVLHDEKKTENQLLYIVSTLHYLKSLYSYKDQYRLGSYKKTVIKLPQTSDGEPDWNYMDDFIREKKKKARNKFESIISVKSSKRKLDVSNWGEYKIEDVFPDIKRPAARSVKDYFLGDVPFISSGNYNNAVDSYCEPLPDEQLEKGNCISVSPVDGSTFYQPVDFLGRGGAGSSIILLYNDQLNEYNGLFISAVIRSFLSKKYAYGDMGNSTTIKKEFIKLPQTENGDVDWGYMEEFIKTKVEESKATIKNIGYTI from the coding sequence ATGGAGAAGATTGATGTAAGTAGCTGGGGGGAGTTTAATTTAAATGAATTATTTGGCAAACCAACTAGAGGTACACGGTTAAAACAAAGTGCTAGAATTACTGGAGAAATCCCTCTTGTAACTGCTGGTATAGAGAATCAAGGTATAGCTGGTTATATTTCAAAAGGTTGGGAATTATTTACTGGATTAAATATTACAATTGATATGTTTGGTAATTCATTTTTTAGGGATTATAACTTTTATGCTGATGATAATATATTAGTGTTGCATGATGAAAAAAAGACGGAGAATCAGTTATTATATATAGTCAGTACTCTTCATTACTTAAAGTCCTTATATAGTTATAAGGACCAATATCGATTAGGTAGCTACAAAAAGACAGTTATCAAACTCCCACAAACTAGCGATGGTGAACCCGATTGGAATTATATGGATGATTTTATTCGAGAAAAGAAGAAAAAGGCTCGTAATAAATTTGAAAGTATCATCTCAGTTAAAAGTTCTAAAAGAAAGCTTGATGTGAGTAATTGGGGAGAATATAAAATTGAAGATGTTTTTCCTGATATAAAAAGACCTGCTGCTCGAAGTGTTAAAGATTATTTTTTAGGTGACGTTCCTTTTATATCTTCTGGTAACTATAATAATGCTGTAGATAGCTATTGTGAACCACTACCTGATGAACAATTAGAAAAAGGAAATTGTATTTCTGTAAGCCCTGTTGATGGTAGCACGTTTTATCAACCTGTTGATTTTTTAGGGCGTGGTGGTGCTGGTTCGTCTATTATTCTTTTATATAACGACCAATTAAATGAGTATAATGGTTTATTTATTAGTGCTGTCATACGCTCTTTTTTGAGTAAAAAATATGCATATGGGGATATGGGAAATAGTACAACTATAAAAAAGGAATTTATAAAATTACCCCAAACTGAAAATGGTGATGTTGATTGGGGATATATGGAAGAATTTATAAAAACTAAGGTCGAAGAATCGAAAGCGACTATAAAGAATATTGGCTATACAATATAA
- a CDS encoding winged helix-turn-helix domain-containing protein, whose amino-acid sequence MEKMKFFKPTTEFKEMILLQEIENNHTITQKQLAEAIGAAPSMVNVYISELEEKNYLNREYISSKIVNYKITPQGLKRKNYLLICYMRELLALYKLAKSNVEKFLQSIENKGYKNILLYGAGEVAETIIGVIRDREIYSLNVLAIIDDDLQKQGTEILGYRIIDRSEIEKYNPDAVVITSYTFEEDIMEKLNEVGYEIGKVVRFFGK is encoded by the coding sequence ATGGAAAAAATGAAATTTTTTAAACCAACAACAGAATTCAAAGAAATGATACTACTACAAGAAATAGAAAACAATCACACAATCACCCAAAAACAACTAGCAGAAGCCATTGGAGCAGCACCATCAATGGTTAATGTATATATTAGTGAATTGGAAGAAAAAAACTACTTAAATAGAGAATATATATCATCGAAAATAGTTAACTACAAAATCACCCCACAAGGATTAAAGAGGAAAAACTATCTACTAATATGCTATATGAGAGAACTACTTGCTCTATATAAACTAGCTAAGAGTAATGTAGAAAAGTTTCTACAAAGCATAGAAAACAAGGGGTATAAAAACATCCTTCTATATGGAGCAGGAGAAGTAGCAGAAACCATCATAGGAGTAATCAGAGATAGAGAAATCTATTCACTAAATGTACTAGCCATAATAGACGATGATCTACAAAAACAAGGTACAGAAATCTTAGGATACAGAATAATAGACAGAAGTGAAATAGAAAAGTACAACCCGGATGCTGTAGTTATCACAAGCTATACGTTTGAGGAAGACATAATGGAGAAGTTGAATGAAGTAGGATATGAGATAGGGAAGGTAGTTAGGTTTTTTGGGAAGTAA
- a CDS encoding HsdM family class I SAM-dependent methyltransferase: MRTEDQVRDEARDILDFTDSETAQSGVGQITTLNQLGFPGNSKKPDGWYLPFDTNKTAIILETKAENIDIDTKKCVVEIREYGDIVMERYNIVIGILYNGKHTRVFRNNKPVEAPDELQAKEFYINRIKDEPLDKQKIYRLTAKINNNLHFNFGIKNLYSRMVFTASALVAERYSKYALMKGMDYSTLHNSIASNLNKSLEDSRRQNQKLEIIVEVYSAIRMNYTENQDAINEFIEDVKEISKAINSNHWAGEDVMGIFFNEFNRYKGKSEHGQVFTPDHITNFMYRLIDCNMNDYILDAACGSGAFLVKAMSNMIVEAGGVDTNKAKEIKSNRLFGIENDKEIFALACANMLIHKDGKTNLEHMDSRKIEAGEWINSKPITKVLMNPPFENKYGWDKIILNVLNNVKQGTMCAFILPDKKLEKASKKFREDLLENHRIKIIVKLPEEIFAEGITTSIFVIESGRPQEDSNIIAYNIKNDGLETVKNQGRQDIHNRWPEIEDYWIKAIQNGEEPKYNTKQVLDSNEHLSWQAPQKPFEISEEDFNKTLMDYLLFKQGIDATEFKDRVTEKVLYSSDVISSDDEVVISLEKGDGYGED, translated from the coding sequence TTGAGAACTGAAGACCAAGTTAGGGACGAAGCTAGAGATATTTTAGATTTTACTGATAGTGAGACAGCTCAATCAGGAGTAGGTCAAATTACTACTCTAAATCAATTAGGATTTCCAGGGAATTCAAAAAAACCAGATGGATGGTATTTGCCATTTGATACAAATAAAACAGCTATTATTTTAGAAACAAAAGCTGAAAATATAGATATAGACACAAAGAAATGTGTAGTTGAAATCCGTGAATATGGAGATATTGTAATGGAAAGGTACAATATAGTGATTGGAATATTATACAATGGAAAGCATACAAGAGTATTCCGTAATAATAAACCAGTAGAAGCACCAGATGAGCTTCAAGCAAAAGAGTTTTACATTAACCGAATTAAAGATGAACCATTAGATAAACAAAAGATTTATAGATTAACTGCCAAAATTAATAATAATTTACATTTTAATTTTGGCATAAAAAACTTATATTCAAGAATGGTTTTTACAGCCTCTGCTTTAGTTGCAGAACGTTACAGTAAATATGCTTTAATGAAAGGTATGGATTATAGTACATTGCACAATTCAATTGCTTCTAACTTAAATAAATCACTTGAAGATTCACGAAGGCAGAACCAGAAATTGGAAATTATTGTCGAGGTTTATAGTGCTATTCGTATGAATTATACTGAAAATCAAGATGCAATCAATGAATTTATTGAGGATGTAAAAGAAATATCAAAAGCTATCAACTCTAATCACTGGGCTGGCGAAGATGTTATGGGTATCTTTTTTAATGAATTTAACCGTTATAAAGGGAAATCAGAACACGGACAAGTTTTTACACCAGATCATATTACGAATTTCATGTATCGATTGATTGATTGTAATATGAATGATTATATATTAGATGCAGCTTGCGGCTCAGGTGCTTTCTTAGTTAAGGCAATGAGCAATATGATTGTTGAAGCTGGCGGAGTCGACACCAATAAAGCGAAAGAAATAAAATCAAATAGACTATTTGGAATAGAAAATGATAAAGAAATATTTGCACTTGCTTGTGCAAATATGCTCATCCATAAAGATGGAAAGACTAATTTAGAACATATGGATTCACGAAAAATTGAAGCTGGTGAATGGATCAATAGCAAACCAATTACAAAAGTGTTGATGAATCCACCTTTTGAGAATAAGTACGGTTGGGATAAGATTATTCTTAATGTCTTGAATAATGTGAAGCAAGGAACAATGTGTGCCTTTATACTTCCTGATAAAAAACTAGAAAAAGCTAGTAAAAAATTTCGTGAAGATTTACTCGAAAATCATCGTATCAAAATTATTGTTAAATTACCAGAGGAAATTTTTGCAGAAGGGATTACAACATCGATTTTTGTAATTGAATCTGGTAGACCACAAGAAGACAGTAATATTATTGCCTATAATATCAAAAATGATGGCTTGGAAACTGTAAAGAATCAAGGTAGACAAGATATTCATAACCGTTGGCCTGAAATTGAAGATTATTGGATTAAGGCGATACAAAATGGAGAAGAACCAAAATATAATACTAAACAAGTTTTAGACTCTAATGAGCATTTATCTTGGCAGGCTCCTCAAAAACCATTTGAGATATCTGAAGAAGATTTTAATAAGACTTTGATGGATTATCTATTATTCAAACAGGGAATTGATGCAACAGAGTTTAAAGATAGAGTTACTGAAAAAGTTCTTTATTCTTCTGATGTAATAAGCTCAGATGATGAGGTTGTAATCTCCTTAGAAAAAGGTGATGGTTATGGAGAAGATTGA
- a CDS encoding DegT/DnrJ/EryC1/StrS family aminotransferase, with amino-acid sequence MSEKIYLASPHMSNEGYEKEYVKEAFDTNWIAPLGKNVNEFENELAAKVGSKSAAALVSGTAAIHMALKAAGVGEGDIVFCQSLTFSATANPIIYQNAIPVFIDSNYETWNMDPEALEEAFVKYPDVKAVIVVHLYGLSADMDKIVQLCKKHNVVLIEDAAESLGTTYKGKYTGSFGDYGIFSFNGNKIITTSGGGMLVSDNEERIAKVRFWATQSRDKARHYQHSEIGFNYRMSNIVAGIGRGQLKVLDKRVAKKKYIFEYYKRELGNLEGIEFMPINEWNEPNYWLSCITINNCHSERSEESYISPLDIMEALEKDNIESRPIWKPMHLQPFFEKYDYIGGDVSEELFENGICLPSDTKMTDQDLDRIIGIIKKLWNEN; translated from the coding sequence ATGTCAGAAAAAATTTATTTAGCTTCACCTCATATGAGCAATGAAGGATATGAAAAAGAATATGTTAAGGAAGCTTTTGATACCAATTGGATAGCTCCACTTGGTAAAAATGTAAATGAGTTCGAAAATGAACTAGCTGCAAAGGTAGGTAGCAAATCAGCTGCAGCATTAGTATCAGGAACAGCAGCAATACATATGGCTTTAAAAGCAGCTGGTGTAGGTGAAGGCGATATAGTATTTTGTCAAAGCCTTACCTTTTCAGCTACAGCTAATCCTATTATTTATCAAAATGCAATTCCAGTATTTATAGATAGTAACTATGAAACATGGAATATGGATCCTGAGGCATTAGAAGAAGCTTTTGTAAAATATCCAGATGTAAAGGCAGTAATAGTAGTACATCTATATGGATTATCAGCTGATATGGATAAAATAGTACAATTATGTAAAAAGCATAATGTAGTTTTAATTGAAGATGCAGCAGAAAGTCTAGGTACAACATATAAAGGTAAATATACAGGAAGCTTTGGTGACTATGGAATATTTAGTTTTAATGGTAATAAAATCATAACCACATCAGGTGGAGGAATGTTAGTTTCAGACAATGAAGAGAGAATTGCCAAAGTAAGATTTTGGGCAACTCAATCTAGGGATAAGGCAAGACACTATCAACATAGTGAAATAGGCTTTAATTATAGAATGAGTAATATAGTAGCTGGTATAGGTAGAGGACAACTTAAAGTACTAGATAAAAGAGTAGCTAAAAAGAAATATATATTTGAATATTATAAAAGAGAATTAGGTAATCTTGAAGGAATAGAATTTATGCCTATAAATGAGTGGAATGAACCAAACTATTGGTTATCCTGTATAACAATAAATAACTGTCATTCTGAACGAAGTGAAGAATCTTATATTTCACCATTAGATATTATGGAAGCTTTAGAAAAGGACAATATAGAGTCAAGACCTATATGGAAACCAATGCATTTACAACCTTTCTTTGAAAAGTATGACTATATTGGTGGAGATGTATCAGAGGAATTATTTGAAAATGGTATTTGTCTACCAAGTGATACTAAGATGACAGATCAGGATTTAGATAGGATTATAGGAATTATTAAGAAGTTATGGAATGAAAACTAA
- a CDS encoding Kiwa anti-phage protein KwaB-like domain-containing protein: MFKIENFDLSNEISEAINNPLGVEKLIASNSKELNIRAIFLPVQENEAEEKIIFQRIQKRQILLGNQFTLFWDNDTFISTKKPGIVITDSIDAYYEEGTLYFKSYYWANQIFNLNKYYREATDEDIKEFCSFNCFYVKDLETVIPASNNWTRRKIAYILDSKVLENNSTDYIVEAAKNLGVELDINEDSKIVFPEDTTKQRELLFYLADEIYKGSLTEDVYLTNSKRILR; encoded by the coding sequence GTGTTCAAAATTGAAAACTTTGACTTATCTAATGAAATAAGTGAAGCTATTAACAATCCTCTTGGAGTCGAAAAGCTAATAGCATCAAATAGCAAAGAGCTAAATATTCGTGCTATTTTCTTACCTGTTCAGGAAAATGAAGCAGAAGAAAAGATTATTTTTCAAAGAATACAAAAGAGGCAAATATTGTTAGGAAATCAATTTACACTGTTTTGGGATAATGATACTTTTATTTCTACTAAAAAGCCAGGGATAGTTATTACGGATAGTATTGATGCCTATTATGAAGAAGGAACTTTATATTTTAAATCTTATTATTGGGCAAATCAGATATTTAATTTAAATAAATATTACAGAGAAGCAACGGATGAAGATATAAAAGAGTTTTGCTCTTTTAACTGTTTTTATGTAAAAGATCTAGAAACAGTAATACCAGCAAGTAATAATTGGACTAGAAGGAAAATAGCATATATATTAGATTCTAAAGTTCTTGAAAATAATTCCACGGATTATATAGTAGAAGCCGCTAAAAATCTTGGGGTGGAACTTGATATTAATGAGGATAGTAAAATAGTGTTTCCAGAAGACACGACAAAACAGAGAGAACTTTTATTTTATTTAGCAGATGAAATTTATAAAGGTAGTTTAACAGAGGATGTTTATTTAACTAACTCAAAAAGAATATTAAGGTAA
- a CDS encoding UDP-3-O-(3-hydroxymyristoyl)glucosamine N-acyltransferase: protein MNNKIAIVDLIEFLKRNCEDFQFIGDERETIEGYSSIYEYNENTITWLRSEKNYSEAKKNIKFPIKLIVLSNDYKDTNEFSNYIKTDNPHRVFFHIIEEFFTDKKTYSIGKNNVISESAIIPKNIYIGNNCTIGENVVIGEGTRIYNNVSISDNVNIGTDCVIKSGAVIGEAGHGYMREKDGKYKRVPHLGSVIIGNNVDIGSNTTIERGAMENTVIEDGVKIDDLCQISHNTHIGENTMIIVHSSIYGSARIGRNCWIASSIIRNQVKIGDNVTVGMGSVVTKDVKDNSMVFGSPAKER from the coding sequence ATGAACAATAAAATTGCTATAGTTGACTTAATAGAATTTTTAAAAAGAAATTGTGAGGATTTTCAATTTATTGGTGATGAGAGAGAGACAATTGAAGGATATTCTAGTATCTATGAATATAATGAAAATACAATAACATGGTTAAGAAGTGAGAAAAACTATAGTGAAGCAAAAAAAAATATTAAATTTCCAATAAAACTAATTGTATTATCAAATGATTATAAAGATACAAATGAATTTAGTAATTATATAAAAACAGATAATCCACATAGAGTATTTTTTCATATAATCGAAGAGTTTTTTACTGATAAAAAAACATATTCTATAGGGAAAAACAATGTTATTTCTGAAAGTGCAATAATACCAAAAAACATATACATAGGAAATAATTGTACCATAGGAGAAAATGTTGTAATTGGAGAAGGAACGAGAATATATAATAATGTATCCATATCAGATAATGTAAACATAGGAACAGATTGTGTTATAAAATCAGGTGCAGTAATTGGTGAAGCAGGTCATGGATATATGAGAGAAAAGGATGGAAAATATAAAAGAGTTCCACACTTGGGTTCTGTAATTATAGGAAATAATGTTGATATAGGTTCAAACACAACTATAGAAAGGGGAGCCATGGAAAATACCGTAATTGAAGATGGAGTAAAAATAGATGATCTTTGTCAAATTTCTCATAATACACATATTGGAGAAAATACAATGATAATAGTTCATTCTTCAATATATGGAAGTGCTAGAATTGGGAGAAACTGTTGGATAGCTTCTTCAATAATTAGGAATCAAGTTAAAATTGGAGATAATGTTACCGTTGGTATGGGTTCAGTTGTAACCAAAGATGTAAAAGATAATAGTATGGTTTTTGGTAGTCCAGCTAAAGAGAGATAG
- a CDS encoding PIG-L deacetylase family protein: MRILIFAPHNDDEVLGVGGTIAKYVSLGHEVFVCEVTKSITEERLNLIRTEALKAHKVLGVKESIFLDFPVVRLSETPLADINSELLRVVKDIKPNIAFIPHKGDMHMDHVVVAQSAMVAMRPIGEIKIDEIYTYETLSETEWNIPSVNNAFIPNVWSDITEFIDKKKEAMSCYKSQIKQAPHPRSNEIIEALAKWRGSTVGVPYAESFMLVRKIL; the protein is encoded by the coding sequence ATGAGAATTTTAATATTTGCTCCCCACAATGATGATGAAGTATTAGGAGTTGGTGGGACAATAGCTAAATATGTGTCTTTAGGACACGAAGTATTTGTTTGTGAAGTGACTAAGAGTATTACTGAAGAAAGGCTTAATTTAATAAGAACAGAAGCTTTAAAAGCACATAAGGTATTAGGAGTGAAAGAAAGTATTTTTCTCGATTTCCCTGTGGTACGGCTTAGCGAAACACCATTAGCAGATATTAATTCTGAACTTTTGAGAGTTGTTAAAGATATTAAACCTAATATAGCATTTATTCCTCATAAAGGTGATATGCATATGGATCATGTGGTAGTTGCTCAAAGTGCTATGGTAGCCATGAGACCTATAGGAGAAATAAAAATAGACGAAATTTATACTTATGAAACTTTATCTGAGACTGAATGGAATATTCCTTCGGTTAACAATGCATTTATTCCAAATGTATGGAGTGATATAACTGAATTTATTGATAAGAAAAAAGAAGCAATGAGTTGTTATAAATCTCAAATAAAACAAGCACCCCATCCACGTTCAAATGAAATTATTGAAGCTTTGGCAAAATGGAGGGGTTCAACAGTAGGAGTACCATATGCTGAAAGCTTTATGTTGGTGCGTAAGATTTTATAA
- a CDS encoding sugar transferase, which yields MYKHCIKRSLDFTLSLLAIIVLSPIMLLVAILVRINLGSPIIFKQRRPGLNEKIFTVYKFRSMTNEKDESGEFLPVELRITKFGKWLRSTSMDELPQLINILKGDMAIVGPRPLRVEYLELYNDEQRKRHNVRPGLTDLSAIRGRSNVSWEDQFKHDIEYIENLSFLLDLKIVIFTVITVIKREGVSQEGHITREPFRGTN from the coding sequence ATGTATAAACATTGTATAAAACGGTCATTGGATTTTACATTATCATTATTAGCAATAATAGTATTGAGTCCTATAATGCTATTAGTTGCTATATTAGTAAGGATTAATTTAGGAAGTCCCATAATATTTAAGCAACGAAGACCAGGATTAAATGAAAAAATATTTACAGTATATAAATTTAGAAGTATGACAAATGAAAAGGATGAAAGTGGAGAGTTCTTACCTGTTGAATTAAGGATAACTAAATTTGGAAAGTGGCTTAGAAGTACAAGTATGGATGAATTGCCACAGCTTATTAATATCTTAAAAGGAGATATGGCAATAGTAGGTCCAAGACCATTGCGTGTAGAGTACTTAGAGCTTTATAATGATGAACAAAGGAAGCGACATAATGTAAGACCTGGTTTAACAGACTTATCAGCTATACGAGGTAGAAGTAATGTTTCATGGGAAGATCAGTTTAAACATGATATAGAATACATAGAAAACTTATCGTTTTTATTAGATTTAAAAATTGTAATTTTTACTGTAATAACAGTAATAAAGAGAGAAGGAGTTTCTCAAGAAGGGCATATAACAAGGGAACCATTTAGAGGAACTAATTAG